The Bacillus sp. Y1 genome has a window encoding:
- the cysI gene encoding assimilatory sulfite reductase (NADPH) hemoprotein subunit, whose product MVEVKENLKAPEGPPSDVEGIKDRSDYLRGTLKEVMLDRISAGIPEDDNRLMKHHGSYLQDDRDVRAERQKQKLEPAYQFMLRVRLPGGVATPEQWLVMDDLSEKYGNGTLKLTTRQTFQIHGILKWNMKSTIQGINQSLMDTIAACGDVNRNVMSTSNPHQSEIHAEVYEWGKKLSDDLLPRTRAYHEIWLDEERVAGTPDVEVEPMYGPLYLPRKFKIGMAIPPENDVDVFSQDLGYIAIVEEGKLVGFNVAIGGGMGMSHGDKTTYPQLAKVIGFCKPEQVYDVAEKVITIQRDYGNRSVRKNARFKYTVDRLGLENVKHELENRLGWKLEEAKPYSFDHNGDRYGWVKGLKGNWHFTQFVQGGRIADFDGYPLKTGLREIAKVHTGDFRLTANQNLIIGSVSAQKKKKITELLEKYSLTDGKHHSAIRRSSIACVALPTCGLAMAEAERYLPTLIDKIEEIVEGNGLRDKEITIRMTGCPNGCARHALGEIGFIGKAPGKYNMYLGAAFDGSRLSKMYRENIGEEEILRELGSILPRYAKERNEGEHFGDFVIRAGIIEATTDGTNFHA is encoded by the coding sequence ATGGTGGAAGTGAAAGAAAATTTAAAAGCGCCTGAAGGCCCTCCTAGTGATGTAGAGGGTATAAAAGATCGAAGCGATTACTTACGTGGAACGTTAAAAGAAGTAATGCTTGATCGAATCAGTGCAGGTATCCCAGAGGATGACAACCGATTAATGAAGCATCATGGAAGCTATTTACAGGATGACCGTGATGTGCGTGCAGAACGACAAAAGCAAAAGCTTGAACCAGCTTATCAGTTCATGCTTCGTGTTCGATTACCAGGCGGAGTGGCGACACCTGAGCAGTGGTTAGTGATGGATGACCTTTCTGAAAAATATGGTAATGGTACATTAAAATTAACCACTCGCCAAACGTTCCAAATTCATGGAATTCTTAAGTGGAATATGAAAAGTACCATTCAGGGCATTAATCAATCTCTAATGGATACAATTGCTGCATGTGGAGATGTAAACAGAAATGTAATGAGTACTTCTAATCCACATCAGTCAGAAATTCATGCAGAGGTATACGAGTGGGGCAAGAAATTAAGTGATGATTTACTTCCTCGTACAAGAGCCTATCATGAAATTTGGCTTGATGAAGAAAGAGTGGCAGGAACGCCTGATGTAGAGGTTGAGCCTATGTATGGACCACTCTACTTGCCTCGTAAATTTAAAATTGGTATGGCTATTCCTCCTGAAAACGATGTGGATGTATTTTCACAGGATCTAGGGTATATTGCCATCGTGGAAGAAGGAAAGCTGGTTGGATTTAACGTGGCAATCGGTGGCGGAATGGGAATGTCTCACGGTGATAAGACGACTTACCCGCAGCTTGCAAAAGTCATCGGCTTCTGTAAGCCAGAGCAAGTATACGATGTCGCTGAGAAGGTTATTACCATCCAACGTGACTATGGAAATCGTTCCGTACGTAAGAATGCGCGTTTTAAGTACACGGTAGATCGTTTAGGATTAGAAAATGTGAAGCATGAGCTAGAAAACCGACTTGGCTGGAAGCTTGAAGAAGCAAAGCCTTACTCATTTGATCATAATGGTGATCGATATGGTTGGGTAAAAGGCCTAAAAGGAAATTGGCATTTTACACAATTTGTGCAAGGTGGACGTATAGCCGACTTTGATGGATATCCATTGAAAACAGGCTTACGTGAAATCGCAAAGGTTCATACTGGAGATTTCCGTTTAACTGCCAATCAAAACCTAATCATTGGTAGCGTGTCTGCTCAGAAAAAGAAAAAAATTACTGAGTTACTTGAAAAATACAGTTTAACAGATGGAAAACATCACTCTGCGATACGACGTAGTTCAATCGCATGTGTGGCTTTACCAACCTGTGGGCTTGCCATGGCGGAAGCTGAGAGATATCTGCCAACCCTTATTGATAAGATTGAAGAAATCGTTGAGGGAAATGGGCTAAGAGATAAAGAAATTACGATTCGTATGACTGGCTGTCCAAACGGTTGTGCAAGACACGCCCTAGGGGAAATCGGGTTCATTGGTAAGGCTCCTGGAAAATACAATATGTATTTAGGTGCTGCATTTGATGGAAGCCGTTTAAGCAAGATGTATCGTGAAAATATTGGAGAAGAAGAAATCCTTCGAGAGCTTGGTTCCATTCTTCCTCGATATGCAAAGGAACGTAATGAAGGGGAACATTTTGGAGACTTTGTGATTCGTGCCGGCATTATTGAAGCAACAACAGATGGAACGAATTTTCACGCATAA
- a CDS encoding amino acid permease, translating to MDLFRKKQVGKSVSENSLKRVLGAFDLTLLGVGAIIGTGVFVLTGVAAAEYAGPALILSFIIAGLACAFAALCYSEFASMIPQSGSAYTYGYVAFGELLAWVLGWDLVLEYGLASSAVASGWSGYFQSLLAGFGWHLPTFLTSAFDPSKGTFVDLPAVIIVLLVTLLLTRGVKESAKFNAIMVVIKVAVVLLFIAIGVWYVEPTNWKPFMPFGASGVVAGAAVVVFAYFGFDAVSTAAEEVKNPQRNLPIGIISALAVCTILYIAVSLILTGIVPFNLLNVKDPVAFALRFIQQDWAAGFISLGAIVGITTVLIVMMFGQTRLFYAISRDGLLPKKLSTVHPKSQVPITSTWVTGGLVAIFAGFIPLNKLAELTSIGTLFAFATVSLGVAVLRKTQPDLHRPFKTPLVPVIPILAVVFCVYLMLQLSAFTWKGFLVWLVIGLGIYIGYGYRNSKLNNPEPSKS from the coding sequence ATGGATTTATTTCGTAAGAAACAAGTAGGGAAATCAGTGTCTGAAAATTCCCTCAAAAGAGTATTAGGAGCATTTGACCTAACTCTACTCGGTGTTGGAGCAATTATCGGAACAGGAGTTTTCGTTTTAACTGGAGTGGCAGCAGCTGAATATGCAGGACCTGCACTTATCTTATCCTTTATTATTGCTGGACTAGCTTGTGCATTTGCAGCATTATGTTACTCAGAATTTGCTTCAATGATCCCTCAATCAGGTAGTGCATATACATATGGATATGTTGCGTTTGGAGAACTCCTTGCATGGGTACTTGGTTGGGATTTAGTTTTGGAATATGGGTTGGCTTCTTCTGCGGTTGCAAGTGGTTGGTCAGGCTATTTTCAAAGTTTACTGGCAGGATTCGGATGGCATTTACCTACTTTTCTAACAAGTGCATTTGATCCGTCAAAAGGTACATTTGTAGATTTGCCGGCTGTTATTATTGTTTTGTTAGTGACCCTTTTATTAACAAGAGGCGTGAAAGAATCAGCTAAATTTAATGCCATCATGGTTGTGATTAAAGTAGCTGTTGTTCTCCTATTTATTGCTATTGGGGTATGGTATGTGGAACCAACTAATTGGAAGCCATTTATGCCGTTTGGAGCTTCAGGAGTCGTAGCGGGGGCAGCTGTTGTTGTATTTGCATATTTTGGATTTGATGCCGTTTCAACAGCAGCTGAAGAGGTAAAGAATCCCCAACGAAATCTCCCAATTGGAATTATTTCTGCTCTTGCTGTTTGTACCATCTTATACATTGCTGTTTCCTTAATCTTAACTGGGATTGTACCGTTCAACCTATTAAACGTAAAGGATCCAGTAGCCTTTGCCCTACGATTTATCCAACAAGACTGGGCCGCAGGATTTATCTCGCTTGGAGCAATCGTAGGTATTACAACCGTACTAATTGTAATGATGTTTGGACAAACACGTTTATTTTATGCGATTAGCCGAGATGGATTGTTACCGAAAAAATTATCAACGGTTCACCCGAAATCTCAAGTGCCTATTACAAGCACATGGGTAACAGGGGGATTAGTGGCCATTTTTGCAGGATTTATTCCTTTAAATAAACTTGCAGAGCTAACAAGTATTGGAACATTGTTTGCCTTTGCAACGGTATCTCTTGGAGTTGCTGTACTTCGCAAAACACAGCCAGATTTACATCGTCCGTTCAAGACACCTCTTGTGCCTGTTATTCCGATCCTGGCCGTTGTTTTTTGTGTGTATTTAATGCTGCAGTTATCAGCATTTACTTGGAAGGGATTTTTGGTCTGGTTAGTAATCGGTTTAGGCATATATATTGGTTATGGGTATAGAAATAGTAAATTAAACAACCCTGAACCATCAAAATCATAA
- the metG gene encoding methionine--tRNA ligase: MNVFIGGAWPYANGSLHIGHIASLLPGDILARYYRLKGEDVLYVSGSDCNGTPIAIRAMQDGVEVIEIANRYHQEFSECFTKLGFSYDCYTRTDSAHHASVVQDLFLKLDNNGLLYTKEIEQVYCNTCDQFLPDRYVEGICPTCGEHARGDQCDYCSTILDPVELHNKICKICSSLPVIKKTEHYYLALSKLQRQIEDLKEDRIGVWRENALQLTERYLKEGLKDRPATRDLPIGVSVPIKGFEHKKIYVWIEAVSGYYSASKQWASNNGRDIEGYWKESTRSYYVHGKDNIPFHSIIWPAIQMGAGLEAYPKYIVSNEYVTLEKKKISTSKNWAIWIPDILERYHPDSIRYFLTINAPENRDTDFSWREFIYSHNSELLGAYGNFVNRTLKFIQNQLSGGVPQSAIDTSIQNRVELLFHQVGEAIEATRIKQALEEIFECIRYANKYFDEQQPWRAEEEKRDTTIATCVFLIVNFAQLLHPFLPHSSEEVRKMLHQSKFSWKVITNLPLSVENVHPLFERIDIRAIAEEGDRLRAQIK, encoded by the coding sequence ATGAATGTATTTATTGGGGGTGCCTGGCCATATGCAAATGGTTCCCTGCATATTGGTCATATAGCAAGCTTATTGCCAGGTGATATTCTAGCAAGATACTACCGTTTAAAAGGAGAAGATGTGTTATATGTGTCTGGAAGTGATTGTAATGGGACACCTATTGCGATTCGTGCCATGCAGGATGGTGTGGAGGTAATTGAGATAGCCAACCGTTATCACCAAGAGTTTTCCGAGTGCTTTACAAAACTTGGATTCTCTTATGATTGTTATACACGTACAGATTCCGCTCACCATGCTAGTGTGGTGCAGGACTTATTTTTAAAGCTTGATAATAATGGTCTACTTTATACAAAAGAAATAGAACAAGTCTATTGCAATACTTGTGATCAGTTTCTCCCTGACCGTTATGTAGAAGGAATTTGCCCGACTTGTGGGGAACATGCCCGTGGTGATCAATGTGATTATTGTTCCACAATATTAGATCCAGTCGAGCTCCATAATAAGATTTGTAAAATATGTAGTTCATTACCTGTTATTAAGAAAACGGAGCATTATTACTTAGCATTAAGTAAGCTTCAACGCCAAATAGAAGATCTAAAAGAGGATAGGATAGGGGTATGGCGTGAAAACGCATTACAATTAACCGAAAGGTACTTAAAGGAAGGACTGAAAGATCGTCCGGCGACTCGTGACCTGCCCATTGGCGTGTCTGTTCCAATAAAAGGATTTGAGCATAAAAAAATTTATGTGTGGATTGAAGCGGTATCCGGATATTACTCAGCTAGTAAGCAATGGGCTTCTAATAATGGGAGAGATATAGAAGGCTACTGGAAGGAATCTACTCGAAGCTATTATGTTCACGGGAAAGACAACATCCCTTTCCACTCCATCATTTGGCCTGCAATCCAAATGGGGGCAGGCTTGGAGGCATATCCGAAGTATATCGTCTCAAATGAGTACGTAACATTAGAAAAAAAGAAGATCTCTACAAGCAAAAATTGGGCAATTTGGATCCCGGATATATTGGAAAGGTATCATCCTGATTCCATACGATACTTTCTAACCATTAATGCTCCAGAAAACCGTGACACAGATTTCTCCTGGCGAGAGTTTATCTACAGTCATAACAGCGAACTGCTAGGAGCGTATGGGAATTTTGTGAACCGGACTTTAAAGTTCATTCAAAACCAATTATCAGGAGGGGTTCCTCAATCAGCTATTGATACAAGTATTCAAAACCGTGTTGAATTACTCTTTCATCAGGTAGGGGAAGCGATTGAAGCAACAAGAATAAAGCAAGCGTTAGAAGAGATTTTTGAGTGCATAAGATACGCAAATAAGTATTTCGATGAACAACAACCATGGAGAGCGGAAGAAGAAAAGCGGGATACTACTATTGCCACATGTGTATTTCTTATAGTGAATTTCGCCCAATTACTACATCCCTTTCTCCCTCATTCTAGTGAAGAAGTTCGAAAAATGCTCCATCAATCTAAATTCTCCTGGAAGGTGATTACTAACCTGCCGTTGTCGGTTGAGAATGTTCATCCACTATTTGAACGAATTGATATTAGGGCGATCGCAGAAGAAGGGGATAGACTTCGCGCGCAGATTAAATGA
- a CDS encoding PTS mannitol transporter subunit IICB, translated as MSNQVAQKSDVRVKIQRFGSHLSGMIMPNIGAFIAWGIITALFIPTGWYPNEDFAKLVGPMITYLLPLLIGYTGGKIVYDTRGGVVGATATMGVIVGAEIPMFLGAMIMGPLGGYLIKKLDAVIVPKIRQGFEMLVNNFTAGILGGALTLIAFKVIGPVVEGLNKVLASGVEAIVDAGLLPLANILIEPAKVLFLNNAINHGILSPLGVEQAADAGKSIMFLLESNPGPGLGILLAIMLFGKGSAKRTAPGAVIIHFLGGIHEIYFPYILMKPMLILAAIAGGVSGVFTLSIFNAGLVAPPSPGSIFALMAMTPKGGHLGVLLGVIVAAAVSFAVASFILKVSKNNEEEDLEAATEKMQEMKGKKSSVAEVLESKVDYKKVKKIIFACDAGMGSSAMGASILRNKVKKAEVEGVEVANTSINNLPADADIVVTHKDLTDRAKAKLPNAHHVSVENFLNSPKYDEIVNNLK; from the coding sequence ATGTCTAATCAAGTAGCGCAAAAGTCGGATGTTCGTGTGAAAATCCAACGCTTTGGTAGTCATTTAAGTGGCATGATTATGCCGAATATTGGTGCATTTATCGCATGGGGGATCATTACTGCTTTATTCATTCCCACAGGCTGGTATCCAAATGAGGATTTTGCTAAGCTAGTTGGACCGATGATTACGTATCTTCTTCCATTATTAATCGGTTACACTGGTGGTAAGATCGTATATGATACTCGTGGAGGAGTAGTTGGTGCCACAGCAACAATGGGTGTGATCGTTGGAGCAGAGATTCCAATGTTCCTAGGTGCCATGATTATGGGTCCACTTGGAGGATATCTAATCAAGAAGCTGGATGCAGTGATCGTTCCAAAGATCAGACAAGGTTTTGAGATGTTGGTAAACAACTTTACAGCTGGTATTTTAGGTGGAGCATTAACTTTAATCGCATTTAAAGTAATCGGTCCAGTGGTAGAAGGTTTAAACAAAGTGTTAGCTTCAGGAGTAGAAGCCATCGTTGATGCAGGACTTCTTCCGTTAGCAAATATTCTTATTGAACCTGCTAAGGTATTATTCTTAAACAATGCAATCAATCACGGGATTTTAAGCCCACTTGGTGTAGAGCAAGCAGCAGACGCTGGAAAATCGATTATGTTCCTATTAGAATCAAACCCTGGTCCTGGACTTGGTATTCTTTTAGCCATTATGTTATTCGGTAAAGGTTCAGCAAAAAGAACAGCTCCAGGTGCAGTGATTATTCACTTCTTAGGGGGAATCCATGAGATTTACTTCCCATACATCCTAATGAAGCCTATGTTAATCCTTGCTGCAATCGCAGGAGGCGTGAGTGGAGTATTCACATTATCCATTTTTAATGCAGGTCTTGTAGCCCCTCCATCACCAGGAAGTATCTTTGCATTAATGGCAATGACTCCAAAGGGTGGTCACTTAGGAGTACTACTAGGTGTAATTGTTGCAGCAGCTGTATCATTCGCAGTAGCATCATTTATTCTTAAGGTTAGCAAAAACAACGAAGAAGAAGATTTAGAAGCAGCTACAGAAAAAATGCAAGAAATGAAAGGGAAGAAGAGTTCAGTAGCAGAAGTATTAGAAAGCAAAGTGGACTATAAAAAGGTAAAAAAAATTATCTTTGCTTGTGATGCTGGAATGGGTTCTAGTGCAATGGGAGCTTCCATTTTACGAAACAAAGTAAAAAAAGCAGAAGTAGAAGGGGTAGAGGTAGCAAATACATCTATTAATAATCTTCCAGCGGATGCTGACATCGTTGTAACGCATAAAGATTTAACGGACCGTGCCAAAGCTAAGCTTCCCAATGCCCATCATGTGTCAGTAGAAAACTTCTTAAATAGCCCTAAGTACGATGAAATCGTAAATAACTTAAAATAA
- a CDS encoding DUF1646 family protein, whose amino-acid sequence MVLWLIIIFLLVLLLPLRVRVVEDNIELFIFIMGAITAITSGSWSRDLFLKAASNPIGITIAVFIASLLLKWFHRSIDRFINRLLRALSFRWCVAITVITLGLVSSIITAIIASLLLVAIVTSMRLDTKSTVRYVVLSCFSIGLGASLTPVGEPVATIAINKLGEDFFYLINLLGPIIIPLIILLGILAAIIVRKPKYLHEFREAHINNETYEEVLYRGIKIYLFVMGLTLLGSGFKTVIDLYIIHLNTPVLYWINTVSAVLDNATLAAAEMSPQMGEQKVRAVLLGLLISGGMLIPGNIPNIIAANKLGISSKEWAHFGVPVGLVIMVIIFVFLL is encoded by the coding sequence ATGGTTTTGTGGTTGATAATCATCTTTTTGTTAGTATTACTTTTACCCTTAAGAGTAAGAGTTGTAGAGGACAATATTGAATTATTTATTTTTATTATGGGTGCGATAACTGCGATTACAAGTGGAAGTTGGAGCAGAGATTTATTTTTAAAAGCTGCGAGTAATCCAATTGGGATTACCATTGCTGTATTTATTGCATCATTGCTTTTAAAGTGGTTTCACCGCAGTATCGACAGATTCATCAACCGGTTGTTACGTGCGTTATCCTTTAGATGGTGCGTAGCAATAACTGTGATTACCTTAGGTTTAGTATCAAGTATTATAACTGCGATTATTGCTTCTCTCCTCTTGGTCGCGATTGTGACTTCTATGAGGTTAGATACAAAATCAACCGTACGTTATGTGGTCCTTTCCTGTTTTAGTATTGGACTAGGCGCAAGTTTAACACCTGTAGGTGAACCTGTTGCTACTATAGCAATCAACAAATTAGGAGAGGATTTCTTCTATCTTATTAATTTATTAGGACCCATCATTATTCCTTTAATCATTTTATTGGGTATATTGGCTGCTATAATAGTCAGAAAGCCAAAGTATTTACACGAATTCAGAGAGGCACATATTAACAATGAAACGTATGAAGAGGTTTTGTATAGAGGAATCAAAATATACTTGTTTGTTATGGGCTTAACATTACTAGGATCTGGATTTAAAACCGTGATTGATCTCTATATCATTCATCTAAACACACCAGTGCTGTACTGGATTAATACGGTTTCTGCTGTTTTAGATAATGCTACTCTCGCAGCTGCTGAAATGAGTCCTCAGATGGGAGAACAAAAAGTAAGAGCAGTTCTATTAGGATTACTGATTAGCGGAGGGATGTTAATTCCAGGGAATATTCCTAATATCATAGCTGCGAATAAACTGGGGATCTCAAGTAAGGAATGGGCTCATTTTGGAGTGCCTGTTGGATTAGTCATAATGGTTATTATTTTTGTTTTTTTGTTATAA
- a CDS encoding BglG family transcription antiterminator, translating to MYITARERRILEVILLSEEETTVSSIAKILNVSSRTVHRDLKGVEEILKSYDLSLSKQSGVGILVKGSSENKEKLKLFLFSASHNEYTPDERQTIILSSLLESLEPVKLVVLASDLNVTIATVSNDLNKIEEKIEPYGLSLIRKRGYGVELSGLETAKRKVMSSLILDHLDEFEFISFIRENIQKRSAMDMDTATDRLLGLVDKKKLIIIESIIDDVKKELPYPIADSAYIGLVVHLALATERIQQGVEITLDDRFPDQLLATKEYKIAEKIVSGLENAFQISVSQGEASYITMHLLGAKLRNEQGDIFEETAVQVGYTAQKLIQYVGNRMGYHFENNIDLYQGLIAHLRPAIYRMKQHMKISNPLLERIMEDYEELFSIIDDGVEIVFPDFIVPKEEIGFLVMHFASAMLKGEENKQMNGLVVCSSGIGTSKILATKIQKELPWLKTKNVSLFDFEQINPEEYSIIISTVPLKDYQGQYVLVSPILSQAEIERIKQSVRVDLPDQPKNDINSGLKNDAGKDFFARIQRNNRFTSAAIDILSGYFIQKLGGDCSIESALLGACETLEKQGVINDVERVVHHLAEREALGGLGIPETTLSLYHTRSTEVTKPSFTMYELEKPVKVSAMDGTEISNKRILLMLSPQEASEEALEILSQISASIIRNEDSIHLFENGEKDALFDYLCNEIRDIFETKNIH from the coding sequence TTGTATATTACAGCGAGAGAAAGAAGAATTCTCGAGGTGATACTTCTTAGTGAAGAGGAAACGACCGTGAGTAGTATTGCCAAAATACTTAATGTGAGTTCTCGGACGGTACATCGTGACTTAAAAGGAGTAGAAGAAATACTAAAGTCCTACGATTTGTCACTTTCAAAGCAATCTGGGGTAGGAATTCTCGTCAAAGGGAGTAGTGAAAACAAAGAGAAGCTAAAATTATTCCTTTTTAGTGCTTCTCATAACGAGTACACTCCTGATGAACGACAAACAATTATTCTCTCTAGCCTACTAGAGAGCTTAGAGCCGGTAAAATTGGTTGTCTTAGCAAGTGACCTAAATGTCACGATTGCTACAGTAAGTAATGACCTAAACAAAATTGAAGAAAAAATTGAACCATACGGTCTATCTCTTATTCGAAAAAGAGGATATGGAGTAGAACTTTCTGGGTTAGAAACAGCTAAGAGAAAAGTCATGAGCAGTCTGATTTTAGATCACCTGGATGAGTTTGAATTTATTTCTTTTATCAGGGAGAATATCCAAAAACGTTCTGCTATGGATATGGACACTGCAACTGATCGACTACTTGGATTGGTGGATAAAAAGAAGCTTATTATCATTGAAAGTATCATTGATGACGTAAAAAAGGAACTGCCTTACCCAATTGCTGATAGTGCTTATATCGGTTTGGTTGTCCATCTAGCTTTGGCCACAGAAAGGATTCAACAAGGTGTGGAGATAACGTTAGATGACAGATTCCCTGATCAGCTTTTGGCAACAAAAGAGTATAAGATTGCTGAAAAAATTGTATCAGGATTAGAAAATGCCTTTCAGATATCTGTTTCTCAAGGCGAAGCAAGTTATATAACGATGCATCTTTTAGGAGCAAAGCTAAGGAATGAACAAGGAGATATTTTCGAAGAAACGGCTGTTCAAGTCGGATATACCGCTCAAAAGCTTATCCAGTATGTTGGGAACAGAATGGGATATCATTTTGAAAATAATATTGATCTTTACCAAGGTCTAATTGCTCACTTGCGTCCTGCCATCTATCGAATGAAGCAGCATATGAAGATTAGCAATCCATTGCTTGAGCGGATTATGGAAGATTACGAAGAATTATTTAGCATTATTGATGATGGGGTTGAAATTGTTTTTCCAGACTTTATCGTTCCAAAAGAAGAGATAGGATTTCTTGTCATGCATTTTGCTTCTGCCATGCTAAAGGGAGAAGAAAATAAGCAAATGAATGGCCTGGTGGTATGTTCGAGTGGAATAGGAACATCAAAGATTCTTGCGACAAAAATACAAAAAGAACTACCTTGGTTAAAAACAAAAAATGTTTCACTATTTGATTTTGAACAGATTAATCCTGAGGAGTATTCGATTATCATTTCGACAGTCCCTTTAAAGGATTATCAAGGTCAGTATGTTCTTGTAAGCCCTATCCTTTCTCAGGCTGAAATTGAAAGAATAAAGCAGTCGGTTCGAGTCGATCTTCCGGATCAGCCGAAAAATGATATAAACTCTGGCCTAAAAAATGATGCGGGGAAAGATTTTTTTGCGAGAATTCAACGAAATAATCGTTTTACTTCAGCAGCAATTGACATACTTTCTGGTTATTTTATTCAAAAACTGGGAGGAGATTGTTCGATTGAATCAGCCTTATTGGGCGCATGTGAAACACTTGAAAAGCAAGGTGTCATTAACGATGTAGAAAGAGTTGTTCATCACTTAGCGGAAAGAGAAGCATTAGGTGGACTTGGAATACCTGAAACCACTCTCTCGCTTTACCATACCAGAAGTACTGAGGTGACTAAACCCTCTTTCACTATGTATGAACTTGAAAAACCCGTCAAAGTGAGTGCAATGGATGGGACAGAGATTTCTAATAAACGAATTCTCCTGATGCTATCACCACAAGAAGCAAGCGAGGAGGCACTTGAGATACTAAGTCAAATCAGTGCTTCGATTATCCGAAATGAGGACTCGATACACTTGTTTGAGAATGGAGAAAAGGATGCCCTTTTTGATTATCTATGCAACGAGATAAGAGACATTTTTGAAACAAAAAATATTCACTAA
- a CDS encoding PTS sugar transporter subunit IIA: MSVQILTAENIQLNVALSTKEEAIRKTGQILVDKGYVEASYIEKMLAREELTSTYMGNFVAIPHGTEDAKDMVKHSGISIIQAPEGVDFGGGNIVKVLIGIAGKNNEHLDILSNIAIVCSEEENIEKLVQAKTEEEILSLFAEVN; the protein is encoded by the coding sequence ATGTCAGTACAAATTTTAACAGCAGAAAATATCCAATTAAATGTAGCTTTATCAACAAAGGAGGAAGCGATAAGAAAGACAGGACAAATTCTTGTTGATAAAGGGTATGTAGAAGCGTCGTATATCGAGAAAATGCTTGCTAGAGAAGAGTTAACCTCCACATATATGGGGAATTTTGTGGCTATTCCACATGGTACAGAAGACGCAAAGGATATGGTTAAGCATTCAGGTATCTCAATCATTCAAGCTCCAGAGGGAGTTGATTTTGGCGGAGGGAATATAGTAAAGGTTCTCATTGGAATTGCAGGAAAAAATAATGAACACTTAGATATTTTATCAAACATCGCCATCGTTTGTTCGGAAGAAGAAAATATCGAGAAACTTGTTCAAGCTAAAACAGAAGAAGAAATTTTAAGTTTATTTGCTGAGGTGAACTAA
- a CDS encoding mannitol-1-phosphate 5-dehydrogenase translates to MFALHFGAGNIGRGFIGLLLQQSGYEVCFADVNAEIVDLLNERKEYKVVLANKEQSETTVTNISAINSAINGELVEEAIVQADLITTAVGPNILAIIAPMIAKGLKKRAAISNKPLNIIACENMIGGSAFLKEKVYEHLTEEERNSFDSLYGFPNSAVDRIVPNQSNDDKLLVKVEPFFEWVIEQTAWVGEKPSIEGATLVDDLAPFIERKLFTVNTGHAAIAYIGSVYGFHPIAEAIQNDQVNQIVSGALQESGRVLVKKYGFSNEHHQAYIQKIIGRFKNEYIIDDVKRVGRSPLRKLGIHDRLFAPALEYFNEFQEAPVNLCKVVAAALLFTSNDDQEALDLQKSLKNDGVLAVLTRLTNLDPNHSIIQTVVEEYKHFQNQLS, encoded by the coding sequence ATGTTTGCTCTACATTTTGGTGCGGGGAATATTGGTCGTGGTTTTATAGGATTGTTATTACAACAATCAGGCTATGAGGTTTGTTTTGCTGATGTGAATGCAGAAATAGTGGACTTACTTAATGAGCGTAAAGAATACAAAGTGGTATTAGCAAATAAGGAACAATCAGAGACAACGGTGACAAATATATCTGCTATTAACAGTGCCATAAATGGTGAATTAGTTGAAGAGGCAATTGTTCAGGCAGATCTAATTACCACTGCAGTGGGACCGAATATTTTAGCCATTATTGCACCGATGATTGCTAAAGGTTTGAAAAAAAGAGCAGCTATTTCAAACAAGCCTTTAAATATAATCGCGTGTGAAAATATGATTGGCGGGAGTGCTTTTCTCAAGGAGAAGGTATACGAACATTTGACTGAGGAAGAAAGAAATAGCTTTGATTCCCTATACGGATTCCCGAACTCTGCGGTTGACAGAATTGTTCCGAACCAATCGAATGACGACAAGCTCTTGGTTAAAGTAGAACCTTTCTTCGAATGGGTCATTGAGCAAACTGCATGGGTAGGAGAAAAGCCTTCTATTGAGGGAGCCACCCTTGTGGATGATTTGGCACCATTTATAGAGAGAAAGTTGTTTACAGTCAATACAGGACACGCAGCTATTGCTTATATAGGTTCCGTATACGGATTTCATCCAATAGCAGAAGCGATACAAAATGATCAAGTTAACCAGATTGTTTCAGGAGCATTGCAAGAGTCAGGAAGAGTACTTGTGAAAAAGTATGGATTTTCAAATGAACATCATCAAGCATACATTCAGAAAATTATTGGTCGATTCAAAAATGAATACATTATTGATGATGTGAAAAGAGTGGGGAGATCACCACTTCGAAAGCTAGGCATTCACGACCGATTATTTGCACCAGCTTTAGAATATTTCAACGAGTTTCAGGAAGCGCCAGTTAATCTATGTAAAGTAGTTGCTGCTGCGTTATTATTTACATCAAATGATGACCAAGAAGCGCTTGATCTTCAAAAGAGTTTGAAGAACGATGGAGTTCTTGCGGTATTAACGAGGTTAACAAATTTAGACCCAAATCATTCTATTATCCAAACGGTTGTTGAGGAATATAAGCATTTCCAAAATCAGTTATCATAA